The Pantoea sp. At-9b genome includes a window with the following:
- a CDS encoding ketopantoate reductase family protein → MSVVTQPEADLSLAALPRQEPLVIWGAGAIGGAIGAAFIAAGQPVIFVDNVAEHVAAINLQGLRITGPLGETVVQAPAFLPEQLSGHYRCVLLAVKSHHTAGAIQQIAPHLAATGFVVSLQNGLNERVIAEVVGVERTVGAFLNFGADFLEPGVIHHGGRGAVVIGELDGITRPRTETLYQLLLHFDPAAILTPNIWGFLWAKMIYGALLFATALTNDSIADVLAMPRYRPVLTALAREIGSVAQAQNIVLEGFDGFDPSAFLPDASPDHTRQSFDDMVAHNRRSAKSHSGIWRDLAVRKRQTEIDAQIAPAIAIGLGVNVAMPLTSRLVQLIHQVEQGELPQSLTTLALLEGHETGTS, encoded by the coding sequence AGCGCTGCCTCGACAGGAACCCCTGGTGATTTGGGGGGCAGGGGCGATTGGCGGCGCGATCGGTGCGGCATTTATCGCCGCCGGTCAGCCGGTCATTTTTGTCGATAACGTGGCGGAACATGTTGCCGCGATTAACCTTCAGGGGCTGCGTATTACTGGCCCCCTCGGTGAAACTGTGGTGCAGGCACCGGCGTTTTTACCTGAACAGCTTAGCGGCCACTATCGTTGTGTGCTGCTGGCGGTGAAGTCCCACCATACCGCGGGGGCGATCCAGCAGATTGCGCCACACCTCGCAGCCACCGGCTTTGTCGTGTCATTGCAAAACGGCCTCAACGAGCGGGTTATCGCCGAGGTCGTTGGCGTTGAACGTACCGTCGGCGCTTTCCTCAATTTTGGCGCAGACTTCCTTGAACCCGGTGTGATCCACCATGGTGGTCGCGGTGCGGTCGTGATTGGCGAGCTGGACGGTATCACCCGCCCACGCACTGAAACGCTTTATCAGTTGCTGTTGCACTTCGATCCTGCGGCGATCCTCACGCCCAACATTTGGGGATTTCTGTGGGCCAAGATGATCTATGGTGCGCTGTTGTTTGCCACCGCATTGACCAACGACAGCATTGCCGATGTCCTCGCGATGCCGCGTTACCGCCCGGTGCTGACGGCACTGGCACGAGAAATCGGCAGCGTGGCACAGGCACAAAACATCGTGCTGGAAGGGTTTGATGGTTTTGACCCATCGGCGTTTCTCCCCGACGCCAGCCCTGACCATACCCGCCAATCCTTTGATGATATGGTGGCGCATAACCGCCGTTCGGCGAAATCGCACTCCGGCATCTGGCGCGATCTGGCGGTGCGTAAGCGTCAGACTGAGATCGACGCGCAGATTGCCCCGGCTATCGCGATCGGTCTTGGCGTTAATGTAGCGATGCCATTGACCTCGCGGCTGGTGCAACTGATTCACCAGGTGGAGCAGGGCGAACTGCCGCAAAGCCTGACTACCCTGGCCTTACTCGAAGGTCACGAAACGGGAACCTCCTGA